One stretch of Cottoperca gobio chromosome 18, fCotGob3.1, whole genome shotgun sequence DNA includes these proteins:
- the coro1b gene encoding coronin-1B, whose translation MSFRRGVVRQSKFRHVFAQAWKAEHCIDDVRVSRVTWDTSLCAVNPKFIAVIIEAGGGGSFLVVPISKSGRIDQSSPTVCGHAAPVLDIQWSPHDDNIIASASEDCTVKVWQIPDGGLTSPMTEAIVTLEGHSKRVGILAWHPTAFNILLTAGCDNVICVWNVGTGELVYQLSDSHPDMIYSVGWNKDGSAVCTVCKDKALRVIDPRRGTVLKMKEKVHDGTRPMRAVFLSDGKILTTGFSRMSERQMALWDPKDLSEPMAVQEMDTSNGVLLPFYDPDTNMVYLCGKGDCTIRYFEVTDESPYVHFLSLYSSKEPQRGAGFLSKRGVDVNKCEIARFYKLHERKVEPISMTVPRKSDLFQGDLYPDTAGSEPALLADEWIAGQDAPPLLVSLSGGYAAPPSKHRDILRSKPKLVLQDSGTAPPSAGNAAAPTSTSCSAAKETEEEVPQSRVATRETDGNTERPKREDDLLNELLAEMKALRAVVLAQSQRIELLERQLARIEDGDV comes from the exons ATGTCTTTCCGTCGAGGTGTGGTCAGGCAGAGCAAGTTCCGCCATGTCTTCGCCCAGGCGTGGAAAGCGGAGCACTGCATCGATGACGTCCGAGTGTCCCGCGTGACTTGGGACACTTCCCTCTGTGCGGTCAACCCCAAATTCATCGCTGTTATCATCGAAGCCGGCGGAGGAGGGTCCTTTCTCGTTGTTCCAATCAGCAAG AGCGGCAGAATTGATCAGTCCTCTCCCACAGTGTGCGGCCATGCAGCACCGGTGCTGGACATCCAGTGGTCCCCTCATGACGACAACATTATTGCAAGTGCCTCAGAGGACTGCACAGTCAAG GTTTGGCAGATCCCAGACGGGGGCCTGACGAGCCCGATGACTGAGGCCATTGTGACCCTTGAAGGACACAGTAAAAGAGTGGGAATCCTGGCTTGGCACCCAACTGCCTTCAATATCCTCTTGACTGCAG GCTGCGAtaatgtgatttgtgtgtggAACGTGGGCACAGGGGAGCTTGTGTACCAGCTGAGTGATTCCCACCCAGATATGATCTACAGTGTCGGCTGGAACAAGGACGGCAGTGCCGTCTGTACCGTCTGCAAGGACAAGGCTCTGCGTGTCATCGACCCGCGACGGGGCACCGTCCTCAAG ATGAAAGAGAAGGTCCACGATGGCACCAGGCCAATGAGAGCTGTGTTCCTCTCAGATGGGAAGATCCTGACCACAGGCTTCAGCCGTATGAGTGAGAGACAGATGGCATTGTGGGATCCA aagGATCTTTCTGAGCCAATGGCAGTGCAGGAGATGGATACAAGTAATGGGGTTCTTTTACCCTTTTATGACCCTGACACGAACATGGTCTACCTGTGTGGAAAG GGGGACTGCACCATCCGTTATTTTGAAGTGACGGATGAATCCCCGTATGTTCACTTCCTCAGCTTATACAGCAGCAAGGAGCCTCAGAGAGGTGCAGGCTTTCTTAGTAAAAGAGGTGTCGATGTCAACAAGTGTGAAATTGCCAG GTTCTACAAActgcatgaaagaaaagtggaaCCCATTTCTATGACTGTACCACGAAAG TCAGATCTGTTTCAGGGAGACCTTTACCCGGACACAGCTGGCTCAGAGCCGGCTCTCCTGGCTGATGAATGGATCGCTGGGCAGGATGCGCCGCCCCTGTTGGTCTCTCTGAGTGGTGGGTATGCAGCTCCTCCATCCAAGCACAGAGACATCCTCAGAAGCAAACCCAAGCTCGTCTTGCAGGACTCTGGGACCGCCCCGCCTTCTGCAGGCAATGCAGCAGCTCCCACATCTACATCTTGCTCTGCCGCCAAGGAGACCGAAGAAGAGGTGCCACAGTCACGAGTAGCCACAAGGGAGACGGATGGAAACACTGAGAGGCCAAAGAGAGAG gACGATTTGTTGAATGAGCTGTTAGCAGAAATGAAGGCCTTGCGTGCTGTTGTCCTCGCTCAGAGCCAGAGAATCGAGTTGCTAGAGAGGCAGCTGGCTCGGATTGAGGATGGGGATGTATGA